In Citrus sinensis cultivar Valencia sweet orange chromosome 4, DVS_A1.0, whole genome shotgun sequence, one DNA window encodes the following:
- the LOC107177882 gene encoding uncharacterized protein LOC107177882, translated as MNIRKPLHPKLDGGNKLRLPPACFSMSNEEKDVFLKVLKGVKVPDGYASNISRRVHTKERIIWGLKSHDNHILLQQLLPIAARRALPKKVVKVLIELSNFFKQLCSKVNKPDDLLHIQKRIPVTLCHLQKIFPLSFFDIMEHLPIHLAEEALIAGLVHFRWMYPIERELLDLKKYVRNRAHPEASIANGYLMAKCMNFCARYLNEVETKSNRPIRNDDGGNKFGHPFGKGVRVRLDDISWVQAHRYVLVNTEAVTQFREQHFAELVKQMPRSAIHHIQKVHNETFHIWFMNHVQTLQRTSNIALPEQIKILANGPDQFARRFKGCIVNGFRFRTKSNDKSKVTQNSSIVLKADTVSYASARDKNPRSGNVTFHGVLTDILEIRYTNDMKYVIFKGDWIDNQAEQVCYVQDPLDMNWHVVLKMKVRDVYDMYSKDFSRGPMLPQVELYAQQQLDDNIHMRDEEVGWIRDGVDALIVDKNVVDDDSPSDDDVDMEVVNDDDDVDN; from the exons ATGAACATTCGGAAGCCATTACATCCTAAACTAGACGGTGGAAATAAATTAAGGTTACCTCCTGCATGTTTTTCAATGAGCAATGAAGAGAAAGATGTGTTTTTAAAAGTGTTGAAGGGGGTAAAAGTTCCAGATGGGTATGCATCAAATATTTCTCGACGGGTACACACAAAGGAACGTATTATTTGGGGTCTGAAAAGTCATGACAATCATATACTGTTGCAACAGTTACTTCCCATTGCTGCCCGTAGGGCATTACCTAAGAAGGTTGTTAAGGTACTAATTGagttaagtaatttttttaagcagTTGTGCTCTAAAGTGAACAAACCTGATGATTTGCTTCATATACAAAAAAGAATCCCAGTTACACTTTGCCATCTTCAGAAGATATTTCCTTTGTCATTTTTTGATATAATGGAGCATTTGCCGATTCATCTTGCTGAAGAGGCATTAATTGCTGGACTTGTACATTTTCGATGGATGTATCCTATTGAAAG GGAATTActagatttgaaaaaatatgtgCGAAATCGAGCACATCCTGAGGCTTCAATAGCCAATGGATACTTAATGGCTAAGTGCATGAATTTTTGTGCAAGATACCTTAATGAGGTCGAAACCAAAAGTAATCGACCAATTCGTAATGATGATGGTGGCAATAAGTTTGGTCATCCTTTTGGAAAAGGAGTTCGAGTTCGTCTTGATGATATTTCATGGGTCCAAGCACATAGGTATGTGCTAGTCAACACCGAAGCTGTCACTCAATTTCGAGA GCAACATTTTGCTGAACTAGTAAAACAAATGCCTCGTAGTGCAATTCATCATATTCAAAAAGTTCACAATGAAACATTTCACATATGGTTTATGAATCAT GTTCAAACTTTGCAACGAACATCAAATATAGCATTGCCTgagcaaataaaaattctagcTAATGGACCTGACCAATTTGCACGAAGATTCAAAGGATGCATAGTTAATGGCTTTCGATTTCGCACGAAATCTAATGACAAAAGTAAAGTCACTCAAAACTCTAGCATTGTTTTGAAGGCTGACACTGTAAGCTATGCAAGTGCAAGGGACAAGAATCCTCGATCAGGCAATGTAACGTTTCATGGGGTGTTGACGGATATACTTGAAATCCGTTATACCAATGATATGAAATATGTCATTTTCAAAGGTGATTGGATTGATAATCAA GCTGAACAAGTTTGTTATGTGCAAGATCCTTTAGACATGAATTGGCATGTTGTTCTCAAAATGAAAGTTAGAGATGTATATGATATGtattcaaaagatttttctcgTGGTCCAATGCTTCCTCAAGTTGAGCTATATGCTCAACAACAATTAGATGATAATATACATATGCGTGATGAGGAAGTTGGTTGGATTAGGGACGGAGTTGATGCACTTATAGTAGATAAAaatgttgttgatgatgatagtcctagtgatgatgatgttgaCATGGAAGTTgtcaatgatgatgatgatgttgacAACTGA
- the LOC107177881 gene encoding uncharacterized protein LOC107177881 — translation MDKSWIDLPDRTSKPFIDGVKTFLDFAFKNVVNDTRIYCPCKKCRNRFFVVKEAAEEHIIVHGFWSKYKKWKMHGELSTSVESNQEMKVSYDSSADDDMIGMIHDTMCFPNLGCLPNNPSLENELNKGPNDKTKAFLKLLEKAESPLYPGYENFTSLSFIVRLLHIKVLSGWTNKSVTMLLKLLKEAFSKEAKLPDSYYEAQKITTDLGFSYKTWDACPNNCMLFRYEYEELNKCNICEASRYKQFGGDPSGLENQDKKIPAKQVRPAWKTFDEKNPDFVVDSRNVRLGLATDGFNPFRTMSVAHSTWLVVLIPYNLPPWLCMKQQFFILSVLIDGPKGPGDKIDVYLQPLIEELKELWSQGVLTYDSSRDQMFKLHAALLWTISDFPAYANLSRWSTKCEKACPICRLNTRSCWLRHSRKYYYLGHRRFLTSNHRFLPSNHRFRKDRVSFDSHNREWGEAPTRLSGIEMRRQLDDILTEYKVEDLIERRMEKRKKKRKRKDKSGQKSEEEITWKKKSIFFELPYWEFNLIHHNLDVMHIEKNVCDNILWTLLGDTKKSKDNLKA, via the exons ATGGACAAGAGTTGGATTGATTTGCCAGATAGGACATCCAAACCATTTATTGACGGGGTTAAGACATTCTTAGATTTTGCATTTAAGAATGTTGTTAATGACACTAGGATTTATTGTCCATGTAAGAAATGTCGTAATCGGTTTTTTGTTGTGAAAGAGGCAGCAGAAGAGCATATTATAGTACATGGCTTTTGGTCAAAGtataaaaaatggaaaatgcaTGGTGAACTTAGTACTTCTGTGGAATCTAAccaagaaatgaaagttagcTATGATTCAAGTGCTGATGATGATATGATTGGGATGATACATGATACAATGTGTTTTCCAAATTTAGGTTGTTTACCTAATAATCCTTCTCTAGAGAACGAACTTAATAAGGGTCCAAATGATAAAACTAAGGCATTTCTTAAATTACTTGAAAAGGCAGAATCTCCTTTATATCCAGGCTATGAGAATTTCACTTCATTATCATTCATTGTTCGACTTTTACATATAAAAGTATTAAGTGGATGGACAAACAAATCAGTGACAATGTTGTTAAAACTACTAAAGGAGGCATTTTCTAAAGAAGCTAAACTTCCAGATTCATATTATGAGGCTCAAAAGATAACTACTGACTTGGGTTTTAGCTATAAAACATGGGATGCTTGTCCAAACAATTGTATGTTGTTTAGATATGAATATGAGGAGCTCAACAAGTGCAATATATGTGAAGCATCTAGATATAAGCAGTTTGGTGGTGATCCTAGTGGCCTTGAAAATCAGGATAAAAAAATACCGGCCAAACAAGTTCG CCCTGCATGGAAAacatttgatgaaaaaaaCCCTGATTTTGTTGTTGATAGTCGCAATGTTAGGCTTGGATTAGCTACTGATGGTTTTAACCCATTTAGGACAATGTCTGTGGCACATAGTACATGGCTTGTTGTTCTAATACCATATAATTTGCCACCATGGTTGTGCATGAAACAACagttctttattttatctgtGCTCATAGATGGACCTAAAGGACCTGGTGATAAGATTGATGTTTATCTCCAACCTTTAATTGAAGAACTAAAAGAATTGTGGTCACAAGGAGTACTTACTTATGATTCATCACGTGATCAAATGTTTAAACTACATGCAGCATTATTATGGACTATTAGCGACTTTCCAGCATATGCTAACTTGTCAAGATGGAGTACTAAATGTGAGAAAGCTTGTCCTATTTGTCGTTTAAACACTAGATCTTGTTGGTTGAGACACAgtagaaaatattattatctaGGGCATCGTAGATTTTTAACTTCTAATCATCGATTTCTACCTTCTAATCATCGATTTCGAAAAGATAGAGTGTCATTTGATAGCCACAATAGAGAATGGGGTGAAGCACCTACTCGATTATCCGGGATAGAAATGAGAAGACAATTGGATGATATACTTACTGAATATAAGGTTGAAGACCTTATAGAGAGGAGaatggagaaaagaaaaaaaaagaggaagagaaaagacaaaagtggGCAGAAAAGTGAAGAGGAAATTACttggaagaagaaaagcattttttttgaattaccATATTGGGAATTCAACTTAATTCATCATAATCTCGATGTCATGcatattgagaaaaatgtttGTGATAATATACTTTGGACTTTATTAGGTGATACTAAAAAGTCTAAAGATAACTTGAAAGCTTGA